In a single window of the Streptomyces cinnabarinus genome:
- a CDS encoding non-ribosomal peptide synthetase translates to MSATPPGGSSPARGTATAAAPRPSAPVAVGIRPWPASASTPAQDLLHRFQEAVARHPWRDAVVAADGTTVGFGTLDGRARRLAAALVGAGVGPGQQVGVALGREPDLVVALLAVWRVSAAYVPLDPAHPQARLDDMIEDAGIRVVVSADPAQTWPDGVRTVAPDASALFPVPDVPVPADAPAYVIYTSGSTGRPKGVCVTRAAAARLVATLEESGCYSDRPARVAWNASVSFDASVQQWARVCRGDTLLLLSEDQRADPAALAAHLLREGATDLDVTPSHWSVLRDRVVETAGQLPDGLRLFVGGEAIPAPMWQDLAGLGARGVVHALNLYGPTECTVDSTAGRVEGAEPHIGPPLPGVGAHVLDEALHPATEGELYLTGPAVALGYLRRTALTAERFTASPFGPPGSRMYRTGDRVRRRPDGSLACLGRVDHQVKVNGLRIELGEIEAVLTDHPSVSAAVAVVREDDRLGRVLAAYWVPAPGADTDPEPLRRHLGSRLPAHMAQLSLTALGSLPLGVGGKVDRTALPAPAEQQHEPDGAGAAPAGELETLIAGAWQDVLGRERVLATDDFFALGGHSLLALRVIADLKKRRGVVIPTRMVYQHPRLRDLARAITDRSDR, encoded by the coding sequence ATGTCCGCAACACCGCCCGGCGGGTCGTCACCGGCCCGTGGCACGGCCACGGCGGCCGCACCACGGCCGTCGGCACCCGTCGCCGTCGGCATCCGCCCGTGGCCCGCGTCCGCCTCCACCCCCGCCCAGGACCTTCTGCACCGCTTCCAGGAGGCCGTAGCGCGCCACCCGTGGCGGGACGCCGTCGTGGCGGCCGACGGCACCACCGTCGGCTTCGGCACCCTCGACGGTCGGGCACGACGGCTGGCGGCGGCGCTCGTCGGAGCCGGCGTCGGGCCCGGACAGCAGGTCGGTGTCGCCCTGGGACGGGAGCCCGACCTGGTGGTGGCCCTGCTCGCCGTCTGGCGGGTCAGCGCCGCGTACGTGCCCCTCGATCCGGCCCACCCGCAGGCACGCCTCGACGACATGATCGAGGACGCCGGCATCCGGGTCGTCGTGTCCGCCGACCCGGCCCAGACCTGGCCGGACGGGGTGCGGACCGTCGCGCCCGACGCGAGCGCCCTGTTCCCCGTCCCCGACGTCCCGGTGCCCGCCGACGCCCCCGCCTACGTCATCTACACCTCCGGCTCGACCGGCCGGCCCAAGGGCGTCTGCGTCACCCGCGCCGCGGCCGCCCGACTCGTCGCCACCCTGGAGGAGAGCGGCTGCTACTCCGACCGGCCCGCCCGCGTGGCCTGGAACGCCAGCGTGTCCTTCGACGCCTCCGTGCAGCAGTGGGCCCGCGTCTGCCGTGGCGACACCCTGCTGCTGCTCTCCGAGGACCAGCGCGCCGACCCGGCCGCTCTCGCCGCGCACCTGCTCCGCGAGGGCGCCACCGACCTCGACGTCACCCCCTCCCACTGGTCCGTCCTGCGCGACCGGGTCGTCGAGACGGCCGGGCAACTGCCGGACGGACTGCGGCTGTTCGTCGGCGGCGAGGCGATTCCTGCGCCCATGTGGCAGGACCTGGCCGGCCTCGGCGCCCGGGGGGTCGTGCACGCCCTCAATCTGTACGGGCCCACCGAGTGCACCGTCGACTCCACCGCCGGCCGCGTCGAGGGCGCCGAACCCCACATCGGGCCGCCGCTGCCCGGCGTCGGCGCCCACGTCCTCGACGAGGCCCTGCACCCCGCCACCGAGGGTGAGCTGTACCTGACCGGCCCCGCCGTCGCGCTCGGCTATCTGCGCCGTACCGCCCTGACGGCCGAGCGGTTCACCGCCTCGCCCTTCGGGCCGCCCGGCAGCCGGATGTACCGCACCGGCGACCGGGTCCGCCGCCGCCCGGACGGCAGCCTCGCCTGTCTCGGCCGGGTCGACCACCAGGTCAAGGTGAACGGTCTGCGCATCGAACTCGGTGAGATCGAGGCCGTCCTGACGGACCATCCGTCCGTCAGCGCCGCGGTCGCCGTCGTACGGGAGGACGACCGGCTGGGCCGCGTCCTGGCCGCCTACTGGGTCCCCGCCCCCGGGGCGGACACCGACCCGGAGCCGCTGCGCCGCCACCTCGGCTCCCGGCTGCCCGCCCACATGGCCCAGCTGTCACTGACCGCCCTCGGCAGCCTCCCGCTGGGCGTCGGCGGCAAGGTCGACCGCACCGCCCTGCCCGCACCGGCCGAGCAGCAGCACGAGCCGGACGGTGCCGGCGCCGCGCCCGCGGGCGAACTGGAGACACTGATCGCCGGCGCCTGGCAGGACGTCCTGGGCCGGGAACGGGTGCTGGCCACCGACGACTTCTTCGCCCTCGGCGGGCACTCGCTGCTCGCGCTGCGCGTGATCGCCGACCTGAAGAAGCGACGCGGGGTGGTCATCCCCACCCGCATGGTCTACCAGCATCCACGGCTGCGTGATCTCGCCCGCGCGATAACGGACCGCAGCGACCGCTGA
- a CDS encoding TauD/TfdA family dioxygenase, with protein MTPHWLEEPGAPVTAVVDGLPDAVAAADWIDTHRDALRGVLTRHGALYLRGLPVSDAADFALVRDALFAERAKYQEKATPRSDFGDDVFSSTDLPPAQAIRMHNENSYTLTFPGLLLFGCLTAPTEGGATPVADVRRVLDRLPADLVDRFRRHGWSLVRNYAEHISLDWRTAFATDSRADVERYCAANAIDVTWGDDDTLRTRQVRSATVRHPRTGEEVWFNHVAFWSEWALDPDIRDVLVGEFGGDGLPFNTAFGDGTPLTPEDVAVLDAAYEHATVRRAWQPGDLLLVDNVRTAHGRDPFRGDRKIVVAMGEPVALADCTPSLPVPAPALAGRA; from the coding sequence ATGACACCCCACTGGCTAGAGGAACCCGGTGCCCCGGTCACCGCCGTCGTCGACGGCCTGCCGGACGCGGTCGCCGCCGCGGACTGGATCGACACCCACCGGGACGCGCTGCGCGGCGTGCTCACCCGGCACGGGGCACTGTATCTACGCGGCCTTCCGGTGAGTGACGCCGCCGACTTCGCGCTCGTGCGGGACGCCCTGTTCGCCGAGCGCGCCAAGTACCAGGAGAAGGCCACCCCGCGCAGCGACTTCGGCGACGACGTGTTCTCCTCCACCGATCTGCCGCCCGCGCAGGCCATCCGGATGCACAACGAGAACAGCTACACCCTGACCTTCCCCGGCCTGCTGCTGTTCGGCTGTCTGACCGCTCCCACGGAGGGCGGTGCCACACCGGTCGCCGACGTCCGCCGGGTCCTCGACCGGCTCCCCGCCGACCTGGTCGACCGCTTCCGCCGGCACGGCTGGTCCCTGGTGCGCAACTACGCCGAGCACATCTCGCTGGACTGGCGGACCGCCTTTGCCACCGACTCCCGCGCCGACGTGGAGCGTTACTGCGCCGCCAACGCCATCGACGTCACCTGGGGCGACGACGACACCCTGCGCACCCGGCAGGTGCGCTCGGCGACCGTCCGCCACCCGCGCACCGGCGAGGAGGTCTGGTTCAACCACGTCGCGTTCTGGAGCGAGTGGGCGCTCGACCCCGACATCCGTGACGTGCTGGTCGGCGAATTCGGCGGGGACGGGCTGCCGTTCAACACGGCGTTCGGCGACGGCACCCCGCTGACCCCCGAGGACGTGGCCGTGCTCGACGCGGCCTACGAACACGCCACCGTACGGCGCGCCTGGCAGCCCGGCGACCTGCTCCTGGTCGACAACGTCCGCACCGCGCACGGCCGTGACCCCTTCCGCGGCGACCGGAAGATCGTCGTCGCGATGGGCGAACCGGTCGCCCTCGCCGACTGCACGCCCTCCCTGCCCGTCCCCGCACCCGCCCTGGCCGGCCGCGCCTAG
- a CDS encoding thioesterase II family protein, translated as MTGQLLQDTTVVRPVPRPDATRTLVCLGFCGGGTGSYRAWQPSLGEATDLALVCYPGREGRFAEEFAPDWDALAEDATDAVVRAAAAAPNRPYRLFGHSMGGWMAFDVTVRLAERGAPLPERLIVSSCNAPDRGVTERDRFPRLEDTEGHLVEWMRTIGLLPDYALDDPDLREMAIELMRADITVRDSYRPRHGVTTSVPVHVLYGEDDAVIEPAVAEQWARCATGGLRVDALPGGHFYTPSVWQALPDHFADADLEEGVR; from the coding sequence ATGACCGGCCAACTGCTCCAGGACACCACGGTGGTCCGGCCCGTACCCCGGCCGGACGCCACCCGCACCCTCGTGTGCCTCGGCTTCTGTGGTGGCGGTACCGGGTCCTACCGGGCCTGGCAGCCGTCGCTCGGCGAGGCCACCGACCTGGCCCTCGTCTGCTACCCGGGCCGCGAGGGCCGCTTCGCCGAGGAGTTCGCCCCGGACTGGGACGCCCTCGCCGAGGACGCCACCGACGCCGTGGTCCGCGCCGCGGCCGCCGCGCCGAACCGCCCCTACCGCCTGTTCGGCCACAGCATGGGCGGCTGGATGGCGTTCGACGTCACCGTGCGGCTCGCCGAGCGCGGCGCCCCGCTGCCCGAGCGCCTGATCGTCTCCTCCTGCAACGCGCCCGACCGCGGCGTCACCGAGCGCGACCGCTTCCCGCGCCTTGAGGACACCGAAGGACACCTCGTGGAGTGGATGCGGACCATCGGGCTGCTGCCCGACTACGCGCTCGACGACCCCGACCTGCGGGAGATGGCGATCGAGCTGATGCGCGCCGACATCACGGTCCGCGACTCCTACCGGCCCCGGCACGGCGTCACCACGTCCGTGCCCGTGCATGTGCTGTACGGCGAGGACGACGCGGTCATCGAACCGGCCGTCGCCGAGCAGTGGGCACGCTGCGCCACCGGTGGACTCCGCGTGGACGCCCTGCCCGGCGGCCACTTCTACACCCCGTCGGTGTGGCAGGCCCTGCCCGATCACTTCGCCGACGCCGACCTGGAGGAGGGTGTGCGATGA
- a CDS encoding MbtH family protein has product MPNPFENENGQYLVLANDEDQHSLWPAQIAVPAGWRTVHGVDSRAACLEYIETHWTDIRPASLRRAMDRMAG; this is encoded by the coding sequence ATGCCGAACCCCTTCGAGAACGAGAACGGACAGTACCTGGTCCTCGCCAACGACGAGGACCAGCACTCGCTGTGGCCCGCCCAGATCGCCGTACCGGCCGGCTGGCGCACCGTCCACGGTGTCGACAGCCGCGCCGCGTGCCTGGAGTACATCGAGACCCACTGGACCGACATCCGCCCGGCGAGCCTGCGCCGGGCCATGGACCGGATGGCCGGCTGA
- a CDS encoding glutamate synthase-related protein, which yields MSALHASGFPEDEIRARARQGAARVFPPASAYGSELFGADGRGGDDVLDRTRLVPPAFVPRRLEKLIELAREPLYRDVDTVTDIGGLPAELPVYVSAFGSTQVASRDLGVAAARQAARLGIPIVVGENIGPVNGTGRLGEREGRTLLGRIAAYQGALEDSGGVVVQQSTEDADAEIWNLVYSDTSVRPLVDAGRLAFELKVGQGAKPGLGGMTVVDAADAERLQEQYAVEPVLGDGTSRVLRSGSPGTFTEEILAHQVRLMRNNFPRARIWVKLPPARDVGEAAATAWAAGADSVTVDGAEGGSGWAPLAFLHDVGLPLAECLRRVRPGPEECLLVSGRIWEGARAAKALAAGARAVGLGRAALLAVDEDPEAGLDRLVAALALELRLIVSALGKYHPRDLDSEDLWHPDTSYAAPRSSLTTTARVP from the coding sequence ATGAGCGCACTGCACGCCTCCGGGTTCCCGGAGGACGAGATACGTGCCAGGGCCCGGCAGGGCGCGGCCCGCGTCTTCCCGCCCGCGTCCGCCTACGGCAGCGAACTGTTCGGCGCCGACGGGCGCGGCGGCGACGACGTCCTGGATCGGACCCGGCTGGTGCCGCCGGCCTTCGTGCCGCGCCGGCTGGAGAAGCTGATCGAGCTGGCCCGCGAACCCCTGTACCGGGACGTCGACACGGTCACCGACATCGGCGGCCTCCCGGCCGAACTGCCGGTGTACGTCTCCGCGTTCGGCTCCACCCAGGTCGCCAGCCGCGACCTGGGCGTGGCCGCCGCCCGGCAGGCCGCCCGGCTCGGCATCCCCATCGTCGTCGGAGAGAACATCGGCCCCGTCAACGGCACCGGACGGCTCGGCGAACGCGAGGGCCGCACCCTGCTCGGCCGTATCGCCGCCTACCAGGGCGCCCTGGAGGACTCCGGTGGCGTCGTCGTACAGCAGTCGACCGAGGACGCCGACGCCGAGATCTGGAACCTCGTCTACAGCGACACCTCCGTGCGGCCGCTGGTGGACGCCGGGCGGCTCGCCTTCGAACTGAAGGTGGGCCAGGGCGCCAAACCGGGGCTCGGCGGGATGACCGTCGTCGACGCCGCCGACGCCGAGCGGCTGCAGGAGCAGTACGCCGTCGAGCCCGTGCTCGGCGACGGCACCTCCCGCGTGCTGCGCAGCGGCAGCCCCGGCACCTTCACCGAGGAGATCCTCGCCCACCAGGTCCGTCTGATGCGCAACAACTTCCCCCGGGCCAGGATCTGGGTGAAGCTTCCTCCCGCCCGCGACGTGGGGGAGGCGGCCGCCACCGCCTGGGCGGCCGGCGCCGACTCGGTCACGGTCGACGGCGCCGAGGGCGGCTCCGGCTGGGCCCCGCTCGCCTTCCTCCACGACGTGGGCCTGCCGCTCGCGGAGTGCCTGCGCCGGGTGCGGCCGGGCCCCGAGGAGTGCCTGCTCGTCAGCGGCCGGATCTGGGAGGGCGCCCGAGCTGCCAAGGCACTGGCCGCCGGGGCGCGCGCCGTCGGCCTCGGCCGGGCCGCGCTGCTCGCCGTGGACGAGGACCCCGAGGCGGGACTCGACCGCCTGGTGGCCGCGCTCGCCCTCGAACTACGGCTGATCGTCAGCGCGTTGGGCAAGTACCACCCCCGCGACCTGGACTCCGAGGACCTGTGGCATCCGGACACCTCGTACGCGGCACCACGGTCCTCACTCACCACGACGGCCCGCGTGCCCTGA
- a CDS encoding methylaspartate mutase: protein MDAPTTTGFGAFVRGARELVVQPRMGFGSPERMRRGLLATRDADATAVGTLTLDSYTRVGDLTAARRAVTEGTDLNGYPLLTHGPAATRRMLDGIDGPGFPVQVRHGSAAPQNIVRGLLAAGLHATEGGPVSYCLPYSRTPLADAVDNWTRACELLAEARRPGVEPHLESFGGCMMGQLCPPGLLVALSLLEGMFFVHHGLRSISLSYAQQTDPHQDEEAVRALRALAADLLPGVDWHIVVYTYMGVYPRTSSGARALQDRAVRLAVRAGAQRLIVKTAVEARRIPTVAENVAALETSAHTARTVRPGGPGAPDDGDRDTQVYAEARALVEAVLCLGPDIGRGLRTAFGRGWLDVPYCLHPDNAGRSAGYIDERGRLGWSSVGAMPIGHVVTARPAAALTSSGLLDALHHVETRLDLGELTATGPHREPARLRS from the coding sequence ATGGACGCCCCGACCACCACCGGGTTCGGCGCGTTCGTCCGCGGCGCGCGCGAACTCGTCGTCCAGCCCCGCATGGGCTTCGGCTCACCGGAGCGGATGCGCCGGGGCCTGCTCGCCACCCGCGACGCGGACGCCACCGCGGTCGGCACGCTCACCCTCGACAGCTACACCAGGGTCGGTGACCTCACCGCCGCCCGCCGTGCCGTCACCGAGGGCACCGACCTCAACGGCTACCCGCTGCTCACCCACGGCCCGGCCGCCACCCGCCGTATGCTCGACGGCATCGACGGCCCCGGATTCCCGGTCCAGGTACGGCACGGGTCCGCCGCCCCGCAGAACATCGTCCGCGGACTGCTCGCGGCCGGACTGCACGCCACCGAGGGCGGACCCGTCTCCTACTGCCTGCCGTACAGCCGCACCCCGCTCGCCGACGCGGTGGACAACTGGACCCGGGCCTGCGAACTGCTCGCCGAGGCCCGCCGGCCGGGCGTCGAACCGCATCTGGAGTCCTTCGGCGGCTGCATGATGGGCCAGCTGTGTCCGCCCGGACTGCTCGTCGCGCTGTCCCTGCTGGAAGGGATGTTCTTCGTCCACCACGGGCTGCGCAGCATCTCCCTGAGCTACGCCCAGCAGACCGATCCGCACCAGGACGAGGAGGCGGTACGGGCGTTGCGCGCGCTCGCCGCCGACCTGCTGCCCGGCGTGGACTGGCACATCGTCGTCTACACCTACATGGGCGTCTATCCACGCACCTCGTCCGGCGCCCGCGCCCTCCAGGACCGGGCGGTACGGCTCGCGGTGCGGGCCGGCGCGCAGCGGCTCATCGTGAAGACCGCTGTCGAGGCGCGCCGTATCCCCACCGTCGCCGAGAACGTCGCCGCCCTGGAGACCTCGGCGCACACGGCTCGCACCGTCCGCCCCGGCGGCCCGGGGGCGCCCGACGACGGCGACCGGGACACCCAGGTGTACGCCGAGGCCCGCGCCCTCGTCGAGGCGGTGCTCTGCCTCGGCCCCGACATCGGCCGGGGACTGCGCACGGCGTTCGGCCGGGGCTGGCTCGACGTGCCGTACTGCCTGCACCCCGACAACGCCGGCCGCAGCGCCGGCTACATCGACGAGCGCGGCCGGCTGGGCTGGAGCTCCGTCGGCGCCATGCCGATCGGGCATGTCGTCACGGCCCGCCCGGCCGCCGCCCTCACCAGCAGCGGCCTCCTCGACGCGCTGCACCACGTCGAGACCCGCCTCGACCTCGGGGAACTCACCGCGACCGGCCCGCACCGCGAGCCCGCGCGGCTCCGCTCATGA
- a CDS encoding cobalamin B12-binding domain-containing protein, whose protein sequence is MQTTAPGAAGPTRGVPATGLDVVVTGTSSDAHTWNLIYLELLLTEWGHRVTNLGACVPEELVVTRALAQSPDLVVVSSVNGHGAADGLRLIARIRAEPRFAALPVVIGGKLGTAEETTRAWLPRLRAAGFAEVFEESAGTAPFRRYLDTLTAGVCR, encoded by the coding sequence ATGCAGACCACCGCCCCCGGCGCCGCGGGCCCCACCCGGGGCGTCCCGGCCACCGGGCTTGACGTCGTGGTGACCGGCACCTCGTCCGACGCGCACACCTGGAACCTGATCTACCTCGAACTCCTCCTCACCGAGTGGGGCCACCGTGTGACCAACCTCGGGGCCTGTGTCCCCGAAGAACTCGTCGTCACCCGGGCGCTGGCCCAGAGCCCCGACCTCGTCGTGGTCAGCAGCGTCAACGGCCACGGAGCCGCCGACGGACTGCGGCTGATCGCACGGATCCGCGCCGAACCGCGATTCGCCGCGCTCCCCGTGGTGATCGGCGGCAAGCTCGGCACCGCCGAGGAGACCACCCGGGCCTGGCTGCCGCGGCTGCGGGCCGCCGGGTTCGCGGAGGTGTTCGAGGAGAGCGCCGGGACCGCGCCCTTTCGCCGCTACCTCGACACGCTCACGGCCGGGGTGTGCCGCTGA
- a CDS encoding SDR family NAD(P)-dependent oxidoreductase, translating to MRTVVITGASSGIGRATALRFTEAGDHVVNLDIKAPEPDGHPAGHWIRADTADWDAVRDALADVHRDTGRLDVVIANAGISVRHGVLDIQEKDARRITDVNLLGVLGVWQSAARIMAGQGHGVLLATASVNGRRGYPYYADYNATKAGVFALTQTFALELSPVVRTACVSPGGVLTPMQLAEYTDQMLADTNARIPAGRHADPAEIAAAFFYLASAEAGFLTGQELVIDGGETAGATTSAYGTAVRAGH from the coding sequence ATGCGCACCGTCGTCATCACCGGCGCGTCCAGCGGCATCGGCCGCGCCACCGCCCTGCGCTTCACCGAGGCGGGCGACCACGTGGTCAACCTGGACATCAAGGCACCCGAACCGGACGGCCACCCGGCCGGACACTGGATACGCGCCGACACCGCCGACTGGGACGCCGTACGGGACGCCCTCGCCGACGTTCACCGCGACACCGGACGCCTGGACGTGGTCATCGCCAACGCCGGCATCAGCGTCCGGCACGGTGTCCTCGACATCCAGGAGAAGGACGCCCGCCGCATCACCGACGTCAACCTCCTCGGCGTCCTGGGCGTCTGGCAGTCCGCCGCCCGCATCATGGCCGGGCAGGGCCACGGCGTCCTGCTCGCCACGGCGTCCGTCAACGGCCGCCGGGGTTACCCCTATTACGCCGACTACAACGCCACCAAGGCCGGCGTCTTCGCCCTCACCCAGACCTTCGCGCTGGAGCTCAGCCCGGTCGTGCGCACCGCCTGCGTCAGCCCCGGCGGTGTGCTCACGCCCATGCAACTCGCCGAGTACACCGACCAGATGCTCGCTGACACCAACGCGCGCATCCCCGCCGGACGGCACGCCGACCCCGCCGAGATCGCCGCGGCCTTCTTCTATCTGGCCTCGGCCGAGGCCGGCTTCCTCACCGGCCAGGAACTCGTGATCGACGGCGGGGAGACCGCCGGTGCCACGACGTCCGCGTACGGCACCGCCGTACGCGCCGGGCACTGA